The bacterium genome segment CTCTCCAGCACCTGGGATTCTGAGTTCTTGACCTCTTCTATGCCCTTGGCCAGTTCGTCTTTTTCCAAAGCCAGGGCCTTGATCTCCGCCCTTACCGCTTCGGATTCCTCCCGGCTTTTTTGGGCTTCGGCCAGCATGTCGCTCTTTTCCTGCTCGGCCATGGTCAGGTCGGACAGGATGGCAGCCTGCTGGTTGCTGACCTCTTCGATCTTTTGTTTTAAGGCTTCCTCCTCCGCCTTGAATTTGCCGACCCGGCCTTCGGCCTCGGCCGCCTGGTCCTGCCAGGACTTCAGGGTCCCGTCCACTTCGGCCAGCCTGGCCTCATGCTCCTTGAACCTGGAATCGACCTCGCCCTGCTCGGCCTGCCGGGCCTGGATGGCCTGCTGCAGCTTGGCCAGCTCGCTCTTCCAGCTGTCGGCCTGGCTCTGCTGTTCGGAATGGGACTGCTCCAGCATCATCAGGTCGGCCTGCAGGCCCTGGCTCTTTTCCTCTATGGCCGCCAGTTTTTTATTGTCCTCCCCCATCTGCTGGTTTATCTTCAGCAGCTCGGCCCGCTTCTCCCATATCTTGGTGGCCAGGTTGGAATCCTCCTTGGTGCGGTCGTCCAGTTTGCGGTTGATGTCGTCCAGCTTGCCCTGGGCTTCCTCCATCCTCTGGGCCATGGACATCTCCTCGCCCAGCGATTCGGCCAGCCTCTGGTTGACGTCCTCCAGCATCTTCTTGCGGTCGGCCACAAGCTGGTCCAGCGAGGTATAGCTGCGGCGGCCCTGCTCCACCTGGGTGATCAGGGCTTCCTCCTCCTTTTTGAGGGTGTCCATGGGGCTGAGGGGCGCCTTTTCTTCTTTTTTCTTGGAGAACAACATGGCCTGAAAGCCTCCATTGTTTTTTGATTGGGAGATTGCCTGCTTTGGGGTTTGCCGAATATTTACCGTTTGCTCCGCGCCGGAGAAGGATTGGGAAGCGTTTCGGGGTCCTAAACCTGCACTTTTTTACCGACGAACAGGTACCGCTTGATCTTGCGGGTGGTGGTCTTGGGAAACTCCTCCTCCCGCAGGGAGAAATGCTTGACCCGCTTGTAATCGGCCAGGTGGCTGCACTGGTGCCTGACCTCTTCCTTTAACAGCTTTTCTATCTGGGCCGTGTCCAGGGTAAGCTTGTGCTTGGCCGCATATTCATCCAGGGCCTCGTAATTGGGAAAGAGTATGGCGTGAACCTCCTCCCGATCGGTCTGGGGGTTCTTTTCGCCGATCACCAGCGCTTCGGTGATGAACGGGCTGTTCAGCAGCTGGGCCTCCACCTCTTCGGGGTAGATGTTCTTGCCGGCGGCGGAGACGATCAGGTTCTTGGCCCGGCCGGTGATGAACAGACAGCCCCGCTTGTCGATGTAACCCAGGTCACCGGTCAGCAGCCAGCCGTCCCGCATTACCGCCTCGGTGGCCTTGGGGTTCTTGTAATAGCCCATCATCACGTTGGGCCCTTTGGCTGCGATCTCCCCGATCCCGTTGCCGTCGGGGTCGAGGATCTTCAGTTCCACGCAGGCCACGGGTGCCCCCACCGAGGCGTGGTCCGGGTTCTTGACGGTGTTGATGGTCAGCACCGGGGATGATTCGGTCAGGCCGTAACCCTGGACGATTGCGAAACCCAGGGTCTCAAATCCCTTTCCCACTTCCACGTTCAGGGCTGCTCCGCCCGAAACGAAAAGTCTGAGGCTGGACAGCCCGGCCTTTTCCCGCAATGACTGGAAAACCTTGCCCCCGGCCCTTTTCCCGGTGACAGACTTGATGGACCGGACCAGTCCGTTGGAGGTGTTGAAAGCCATCCGGGTAAGCAGGGGCTTCTCTTTTACCGCCCGGGTGATGCCCTGGTACATCTTCTCGAACAGCAGCGGCACCCCCACCATCATGGTGGCCTGGCTGTCCCGGATGTCGTTGATGATGTCCCTAGACTTCAGAGATTGAGCATAGGTAATTGTGGCTCCCACGTACAGGGGGACCAGCATCCCGCAGGTTGCTTCAAAGGTGTGGTGCAGAGGCAGCACCGAGATGAAATTGTCGTGATGGTCGTAATGGAAGATCTGGTAGCTTCCGTCCACGTCTGACATGATGTTCTTGTGGCTCAGCATCACCCCCTTGGACTGCCCGGTGGTGCCGGAGGTGTAGATGATGGCCGCCAGATCGTCCAGCTGGACCTGACGTTTAAGTCCTTTTGGTTCCGGCGTTTCGTATAGAGCCGGAAGATTGTTCAACGAGAACAAATGCTTCAGGCTGGAAAGTTTGCTGGTTGCCTCGTCCACCGCTTCCTTGAAACTATTGGTGGCGAATATGGCCACCGCCTCGGAATCGGTCAGGATGTGCCGGATCTCCTGGGCCTTAAGCTGGGTGTCCAGGGGAACTATCACCGCCCCCAGGCTGGCTATGGCCATGTAGCCCTCCACCCATTCCGGGCAGTTCTCGCCGATCAAAGCCACCCGGTCTCCGAACTTGATGCCCTTCTTTGACAGCCCGGCCGCCAGCTGCTCCGACCGTTCTTTGAGGTCCCGGTAGGTAAGCTTGTAGAACTCGCTGCCCCGTTTGATCTGGAGGGCAGTGTTGTAGGGATACAGCCCGGCCGAACGGGCCAGCATCCCCTTGATCGTGATCAGGCCCAGGCCCTCCCGGACCGGATAATGCTTGTTGCTGTAATTGTGCATATTACCGTTGATTTATGGTTTTTGTTTTTCTAACGAGGCATGAATTGGAACAACTCCGGACCTCCGAAGAACTGCGAGATCAGGACCACCGGCAGGGCCAGCACGTAGGAAAGGAAATTGATCCTGGTCAGCTGGATGATTATTATCAGCGCCAGGAAGATGAACATTCCGTATTTCTCCAGGCTCAAATACTTGGCCGAAAGCGGCCCGGGCAGCAGCCCGGCCAGGATCTTGGAGCCGTCCAGCGGCGGGATGGGGATCAGGTTGAACACTGCCAGGGCGGTGTCTATCAACACAAAGTAGAACAGGATCACCAGCACCGGATGCAGCATGGTCTCCGGCCCCCCGTAAAAGGGATAAAGCAGGCGGAAGAAAAGCCCTGCCGCTGCGGCCACCAGCAGGTTGCTGCCCGGCCCGGCCGCCGAGACCCAGATCATGTCCCGTTTGGGATTTTTCAGGGCAAAGAAGTTCACCGGCACCGGCTTGGCCCAGCCAAACACAAACGGAGCCTTGAAAAAAATCAGCATGGCCGGGAAGATGAAACTGCCGAAAAGATCCAGGTGCTTCAGGGGGTTAAGGTTAAGCCTGCCCATCAGGAAAGCAGTGGAGTCCCCTCTTTTGTAGGCGATGAACCCGTGGGCCACTTCGTGAATGGTAATGGCGAACAGCACCGGGGGGATTATCAGGATATATTCTAATATTTTTGAATCCATATCGGTCGATAGTTATTGGTTGATTGGTTGAGCATCGGGCTCTCCTGACATGCAGGGTTCAGGCCGCCTGTAACATTTAAGAATAACAGACCCGGAGCCGGATTGTCAATGTTTATTTGGCCTGAAACTGGTTAGATCGTCCTGCGCCATCAGCCGGGCTGAATGGTCGGCGGAAACGACATCCGCAACTGACCGGACCACGGCGGCCTGGTGTTTTTTCATCACTCCGGAGATCAATTCCGGGATCTGCAGAAAACCTATCCTGCCTTCCAAAAAGGCCTGCACCGCTATCTCGTTGGCGGCATTCATCACCGCCGGGATCACTCCCCCCCGTTTCAAAGCCAGATAGGCCAGGTCCAGGCATTTGAAGGTCATCCGGTCCGGTTTATGAAAAGTGAGCTTACCCAGTTCGTCCAGCCGGCAGTCCTTGACCAGGGAAGGCAGCCTTTGGGGATGGGTCAGGGCGTATTGGATCGGCAGCCTCATATCGGGCGTGGACAATTGGGCAATGATGGAGCCGTCGTTGAACTCCACCATGGAGTGGATAATGGACTCGGGGTGGATGACTATTTTGATCCGTTCCGGCGGGATGCCGAAAAGGTAATGGGCCTCTATCATCTCCAGCCCCTTGTTCATCAGGGTGGCGGAGTCAATGGTCACCTTTTGCCCCATGGACCAGGTGGGGTGGTTAAGAGCGTGGCGTGATTTGACCCGGTTCAGCTGTTTAAGATTGTGGTTGCGGAATGGCCCGCCCGAGGCCGTCAGTATCAGGTTCTTCACCGTCTTGACATCCCGGCCGTCCAGGCACTGGTGCAGGGCCACGTGCTCGCTGTCTATGGGCAGCAGCCTGACCCGGTTCTTTTTGACCGCCTGCATCACCAGCTGCCCCCCGGCCACCAGGGTCTCCTTGTTGGCCAGGGCCACGTCGTGCCCGGCCCGGATCGCTGCCAGGGTCGGCTCCAGGCCGGCCGAGCCCACCAGGGCGTTCACCACCATGCCGGCTCCGGGGAGCGCAGCCAGTTGTTTTAAGCCCTGCGGACCTTTGACCAATTTGAATCTCGCACCCGGTTCTTCTATCCCCGCCATGCCGGCAGCCTTGTCCCCGATGCAGACCATCCGGGGCTTGAATTGTTTTATCTGCCGGGCCAAAAGGTCAAAACGAGAATTGGCCGCCAGCCCTACCACCTGGAAAAGACCGGGGTATTTGGCAACGACCTCCATGGTCTGGGTTCCGATGGAACCGGTTGAGCCCAAAATGATGATGTTCTTTTTTTTCAACAAGCTATCAAACTATTCTTTATTGATCTTTGACTTTTGGATCTTATATCTTCCGGTAGACCGGAATGTCCTTGCCCTGTTCCTGATACAGCCGGAAAAGCATTTCGGCCAGCAATCCGGTAAAAATAAACTGGACGCTGATGATGATCAGCACCAAACCCAGCAGCAGCAGGGCCTGATGCCCCACTTTGCCTATTATCAGCCCTTCGATCACGATCACCAGGTCAATCAGAAATCCAATGCTCCCGACGACCAGGCCGGCCAGCCCAAAGAAATGCAGGGGCCGCCGGATGTACTGGGTCAGGAAGGTCACTGTCATCAGGTCAAAGAAACCGCGCAGCGCCCGGGAGGCCCCGTATTTGGTGACCCCGTGAATGCGGGGATAATTCTCCACCTTGATCTCGGCCACCCGGTAACCCTTCCAGTAGGCCATGGCCGGAATGAAACGGTATAGGTCTCCGTAGACCTTCAGGTTCTTGACCACCTCGTTGCGGTAGGCCTTGAACGGGCAGTTGGAATCATGGACCTGGAATTTGGTCAGCTTGCGGGCCACCCAGTTGAAAAGTTTTGAGGAAATCGACCTTTTGCCCTTGCCGGTGTACTTCCAGCCAGTCACCAGGTCGTAGCCCTCTTCGATCTTTTTGAGAAAATTCGGGATCTCCTCCGGGGCATCCTGCAGGTCTCCGTCCATGGTGATCACTATGTCGCCCCTGGCTTCGGCGAAGCCGGCGGTATAGGCCTGGGCCTTGCCCGAGTTCTTGGCCAGGCTTACGGCAAAAATATTCTTGTCGTTTTGCTTGGCCTTTTCCACCGCCTTTACTGTTCCGTCCCGGCTGCCGTCATCGACAAACAGAAGTTCGTAGCTGAGTTTCAGTTCCTGGCAGACCTTGGTTAACCGCGCCGAAAGTTCGGCGATGTTCTCTTCCTCGTTGTAGACCGGTATCACCACCGAAAGGTTGATCTTATCTGGCATTATATTGATCCTTTATTTTAAAACTACGAATTTACCTTTACCCACAAGGGGGCCTGCCGTTAACCTGTAAAAATATATCCCTGAGGAAACAGGTCTTGAATTGCCGCCATTATCGCCCAATTTAAAACTATGGGTCCCTGAATTTTTCAAACCCAGATTGATCTCATCAACTTTTTGGCCGCAAATATTGAATATTTCAAGACTGGCCGGAACAGAACCGGAAAACCCATGCAAGCTGTAACGGATGGTAATTTGAGCCTTTGTAGGATTAGGGTAGGCGGCGGTATTTAACGCAGGCCTTCCAGGTTGATTTAACTGAACCGGATATCCTTCCACCCCCAGTTCCTGATAGCTGGTCTTTCGGGCATATATGTCCCAACTGGCCGAGGTATCGCGAAGATCCATCCAGACAGCGGATAAAACATTCCCATCAGAAGCCAGTGCCAGACTGTGCCGGTATCTTTCCCCGGTGGCCATACCGCTGCTTAGCTTGGCATTGTTGCCTTCCGGCTGGTTGTAATCGTAAAAACGCTGGCAATAATTGTCCACCCAATCCCTTTCATCGGTCCATCCGACCACGAAGCGGTTGCCGGAAGACGGGACCACGGTGGGGTGCCCGCCCCAGATCAGGGTATCTTCGTTCACCGCCACATTAGTGCCCACTGGGGTTCCGGCGGAATCGCAGAATTGAGTCATGATCGCCATACCCGCAACCGTCAGACGGTTCCATGAGAGGCAGTAGTTGCCCGAATCGTTTACAGCGATTACCGGCTGAGCATAATCCAGATTGACATCGCGAGAGTTTACCCGCAGAGAATTGCTTATGGAATTGCCTATTGGATCAAACCTGCGCCATAAGATATTGCCGGTTTCCGACTGCCAGGTAATGGCAAAATTGCCATCGGGCTTCATGCATATCTTGGGATCACACCCCGCTGAATCGCCCAGCGCTAGG includes the following:
- a CDS encoding T9SS type A sorting domain-containing protein, giving the protein MLPAICAIANSGYAAVWMEISDSSNGWDVYGQMFDASGDSLAPSFKVNDGSLAERYCPDIASDSQGNFTVIWMDSRSGWEIYGQRYSALSSPVGGNLALGDSAGCDPKICMKPDGNFAITWQSETGNILWRRFDPIGNSISNSLRVNSRDVNLDYAQPVIAVNDSGNYCLSWNRLTVAGMAIMTQFCDSAGTPVGTNVAVNEDTLIWGGHPTVVPSSGNRFVVGWTDERDWVDNYCQRFYDYNQPEGNNAKLSSGMATGERYRHSLALASDGNVLSAVWMDLRDTSASWDIYARKTSYQELGVEGYPVQLNQPGRPALNTAAYPNPTKAQITIRYSLHGFSGSVPASLEIFNICGQKVDEINLGLKNSGTHSFKLGDNGGNSRPVSSGIYFYRLTAGPLVGKGKFVVLK
- a CDS encoding glycosyltransferase family 2 protein encodes the protein MPDKINLSVVIPVYNEEENIAELSARLTKVCQELKLSYELLFVDDGSRDGTVKAVEKAKQNDKNIFAVSLAKNSGKAQAYTAGFAEARGDIVITMDGDLQDAPEEIPNFLKKIEEGYDLVTGWKYTGKGKRSISSKLFNWVARKLTKFQVHDSNCPFKAYRNEVVKNLKVYGDLYRFIPAMAYWKGYRVAEIKVENYPRIHGVTKYGASRALRGFFDLMTVTFLTQYIRRPLHFFGLAGLVVGSIGFLIDLVIVIEGLIIGKVGHQALLLLGLVLIIISVQFIFTGLLAEMLFRLYQEQGKDIPVYRKI
- a CDS encoding AMP-dependent synthetase/ligase translates to MHNYSNKHYPVREGLGLITIKGMLARSAGLYPYNTALQIKRGSEFYKLTYRDLKERSEQLAAGLSKKGIKFGDRVALIGENCPEWVEGYMAIASLGAVIVPLDTQLKAQEIRHILTDSEAVAIFATNSFKEAVDEATSKLSSLKHLFSLNNLPALYETPEPKGLKRQVQLDDLAAIIYTSGTTGQSKGVMLSHKNIMSDVDGSYQIFHYDHHDNFISVLPLHHTFEATCGMLVPLYVGATITYAQSLKSRDIINDIRDSQATMMVGVPLLFEKMYQGITRAVKEKPLLTRMAFNTSNGLVRSIKSVTGKRAGGKVFQSLREKAGLSSLRLFVSGGAALNVEVGKGFETLGFAIVQGYGLTESSPVLTINTVKNPDHASVGAPVACVELKILDPDGNGIGEIAAKGPNVMMGYYKNPKATEAVMRDGWLLTGDLGYIDKRGCLFITGRAKNLIVSAAGKNIYPEEVEAQLLNSPFITEALVIGEKNPQTDREEVHAILFPNYEALDEYAAKHKLTLDTAQIEKLLKEEVRHQCSHLADYKRVKHFSLREEEFPKTTTRKIKRYLFVGKKVQV
- a CDS encoding site-2 protease family protein — protein: MDSKILEYILIIPPVLFAITIHEVAHGFIAYKRGDSTAFLMGRLNLNPLKHLDLFGSFIFPAMLIFFKAPFVFGWAKPVPVNFFALKNPKRDMIWVSAAGPGSNLLVAAAAGLFFRLLYPFYGGPETMLHPVLVILFYFVLIDTALAVFNLIPIPPLDGSKILAGLLPGPLSAKYLSLEKYGMFIFLALIIIIQLTRINFLSYVLALPVVLISQFFGGPELFQFMPR
- a CDS encoding 1-deoxy-D-xylulose-5-phosphate reductoisomerase: MKKKNIIILGSTGSIGTQTMEVVAKYPGLFQVVGLAANSRFDLLARQIKQFKPRMVCIGDKAAGMAGIEEPGARFKLVKGPQGLKQLAALPGAGMVVNALVGSAGLEPTLAAIRAGHDVALANKETLVAGGQLVMQAVKKNRVRLLPIDSEHVALHQCLDGRDVKTVKNLILTASGGPFRNHNLKQLNRVKSRHALNHPTWSMGQKVTIDSATLMNKGLEMIEAHYLFGIPPERIKIVIHPESIIHSMVEFNDGSIIAQLSTPDMRLPIQYALTHPQRLPSLVKDCRLDELGKLTFHKPDRMTFKCLDLAYLALKRGGVIPAVMNAANEIAVQAFLEGRIGFLQIPELISGVMKKHQAAVVRSVADVVSADHSARLMAQDDLTSFRPNKH